From the Actinomycetota bacterium genome, one window contains:
- a CDS encoding DUF4097 family beta strand repeat-containing protein has protein sequence MLLAGCNGDDDGTTATTGATETAPAPTPTPTPTTAAGGGQTGGGTSPGSCDGSIGAETVENVEVPAGATCTLEGTTVTGNVRVRRDATLDARRVRVDGDVQGENARAVNVTMSSVDGNIQVEQGGSSNVTRTRIDGDLQWESQRGRLVADRNVIDGNLQAESNRGGLTVTGNRIDGNLECESNRPAPTGGNNRVEGDKEDQCARL, from the coding sequence ATGCTGCTGGCAGGCTGTAATGGCGACGACGACGGCACCACCGCCACCACGGGCGCCACCGAGACCGCACCCGCCCCGACCCCGACGCCAACTCCGACCACGGCCGCCGGTGGCGGCCAGACCGGCGGAGGGACCAGCCCTGGCAGCTGTGACGGCTCCATCGGCGCCGAGACGGTGGAGAACGTCGAGGTCCCCGCCGGTGCCACCTGCACACTGGAGGGCACGACGGTCACCGGCAACGTCCGGGTGCGCCGTGACGCCACCCTCGATGCCCGGCGCGTGAGGGTCGATGGCGACGTGCAGGGCGAGAACGCCCGGGCTGTCAACGTCACCATGTCGTCGGTGGATGGCAACATCCAGGTCGAGCAGGGCGGCTCCTCCAACGTCACCCGCACCCGCATCGACGGGGACCTGCAGTGGGAGAGCCAGCGTGGACGCCTGGTGGCCGACCGCAACGTCATCGATGGCAACCTCCAGGCCGAGAGCAACCGCGGCGGGCTGACCGTCACCGGCAACCGCATCGACGGGAACCTGGAGTGCGAGTCGAACCGCCCCGCGCCCACCGGCGGGAACAACAGGGTCGAGGGCGACAAGGAGGACCAGTGTGCGCGGCTGTGA
- a CDS encoding SRPBCC family protein has protein sequence MAVLHVEVSTTVEASRPTVLDVYGDYAGWPRLFPTIGGVRLLARQGPKLVLEVDHMEGKVRNELLVRPPDAIDLWEEKRHYDAQFSNRFETVPGGTLFTVHGDIRLKGWARLLQPFLRGYVRRQMQRLQLQPVKAEAEARARQAAEAAWRNQGRCRSAE, from the coding sequence ATGGCAGTGCTGCACGTCGAGGTGTCGACCACGGTCGAGGCGTCCAGGCCCACGGTCTTGGACGTCTACGGCGACTACGCCGGCTGGCCTCGGCTGTTCCCCACCATCGGCGGGGTGCGGCTGCTGGCCCGCCAGGGGCCGAAGCTGGTCCTGGAGGTCGACCACATGGAAGGCAAGGTCCGCAACGAGCTCCTGGTCCGGCCGCCGGACGCGATCGACCTGTGGGAGGAGAAGCGCCACTACGACGCCCAGTTCAGCAACCGCTTCGAGACCGTCCCCGGCGGGACTCTGTTCACGGTGCACGGCGACATCCGCCTCAAGGGCTGGGCCAGGCTGCTCCAGCCGTTCCTCCGAGGCTACGTGCGCCGTCAGATGCAGCGGCTGCAGCTGCAACCGGTCAAGGCCGAGGCGGAGGCACGCGCCCGGCAGGCCGCCGAAGCGGCCTGGCGCAACCAAGGGAGATGTCGCAGTGCTGAGTGA
- a CDS encoding PspC domain-containing protein: protein MDPPRKLYRSKTNRQVAGVCGGLAEHFNLDPTLIRVLFVLLAVLGGSGVILYVAMWIIVPKEP, encoded by the coding sequence ATGGACCCACCCCGCAAGCTGTACCGCAGCAAGACCAATCGCCAGGTGGCCGGGGTGTGTGGTGGCCTGGCCGAGCACTTCAACCTCGACCCCACCCTGATCCGGGTGCTGTTCGTCCTGTTGGCCGTGCTCGGCGGCTCGGGTGTGATCCTCTATGTGGCCATGTGGATCATCGTCCCCAAGGAGCCGTAG